GAGTCAAAAAAAGAATCTTATTTAGGTTTGCTGAAAAAAATGGATTCATGGCGggaataagaaagaaagaaagaaagaaagaaaaaaagaaagaaagaaagaaagaaagaaagaaatattaaagttgattatttgtattcatataCGTATTTATAAATAAGTATACATGTCAAAACATGTTACATGGATACAAGGATTACTTTGGAATagataaatatacatttaaattattttaaaattaacGGAAAAAATATGCAGATATTagataaatattgtttttcaaactgGAATTATGGGCTGTTGTGATATTGTTCACAAAGGGGATATTTACAATCCAATCTGTCATGACATTTGTGGATATGAAGCATATTATTGGAGATAACTGGagtttatatttttgtgttcTTTCTGGGAAGAATTTGATTACAGattacataacataacataagaTGCATATTTATTGATAACCTACAGGGGAAATCAAATTGACACAGCAGCGCAAAAGGTAGCATCAAAATGTAAtaagaatatgaataaaaacaaggacaaaatgtaaacaaaacatacagtaatacACCATACAATACTACACAATGCACAATATCAATATTATAAAGCGTTTTAAAACGACTTGCCATGAGTATTTTCTTGTAGGCCTACATCAGTGCTGGTTTGTCACCGGTCACTgaacgcagcagcagctctgttcACCTGATTCGTGTTGTTTTGGCTGTCAGTGAACGTGTCATTGCACTTAAAGACACTTAAcggaggtgtttgtgtgtttacggAGCAGAGGAgatcctctcctctcacctgctCCGGCCCTCACACCCTCTCACACCCTCAGATCGCGGCTCTGCTTGAAAACAAACTGCGGCGGAGGCTCCGGTTACCTGGCACCGATCGATGCGCTGCAGGGTGTCGCGTTGCTCGGATGGGATGAGTATCGATGCATGACCGATCGCTATCATAATCACACTTCCCCCCTCTTATCGCTTTCCTACTGAATAAAACATCTGCCTTCCTGTGCTCATGGATCCCCGCCACAATCTAAATTCAGGGGGGAGaaggttcttcttcttcttcttcttcttcaaatgtGTCTGAAGTAACATGAGAGAAGTGCACGATGATACCcaacaaagttgtttttatctCCAGCATCTCAAAGTAGAGCCACCAGCACTTTGTCCCAggatactgctgctgcagctgagacaaGTGCAAAGTATCaaagtgtgatttattttggtcACAACATCCCCAACAACAGCTTGGTCTTTATGTCAATGAACTGTCACTAActaatcatttattaattatgGAATTACCACTGACTAATGATTAACTAACCATAAGATGATGACTAACCATTAGGTTGCCAATAACAAAAAAGTTAGTATTATAAAATACTACTTTTCACGCAGTTTAATACATATCGATTCATATTGTGCTCATGTGCAAAAAGGCCACTAAAACATGGgcatgaatgaatgtatgaatgataCTTCAGGTGAGTGCATGAACTTGAACTTGACTATCACAATGAAAAGCCTCTTCAAAGCTTCTGTGAATATGTTCTCaacagaaaagagaaatcaCATTTATGCTCAGAATCCCCTCTCCAATCATATATATACTTACATATTTATAGTCTGTACATATTATATGTACAGAGTATTCAATATAGTTTCTTAATATATAGATTTCCTTTTCTCCCCTTTATATTCGTGTATGTTTACAGTCTCAAAGCGACTCAGGGTGACATTTAACTGTGGGTTTTATGAGTGTAACGATGCATGGGACAAATAAAACTCTCGGATCTTGAATATAAGTGTAAATTCATAAAATCTGCACTGATTAATTGTGTCAGCTGCTTGTacagcactgttaaaatatGTTGGTGCAGCACAAAACTAGTTTGTAGAACAATCTACGAAAAGACATAATGAAGAGAGCAAAATGGACAAATGTCATTGATATGTGTAGCTTCATTCAGGCGAAGACATGCatgaatatgtatttaaatattattttaaccCAAAGACAGCAGATATGGTACACCTCAGATTAAGTACCATATATGATAatggtcttttttcttttttaagagaTTTGTTTCAAGGaaagttcaaataaaatacaaaaggTTACTTGAGAGTGTTTTAAACTATAAAAGTTAAGAGACACAGGGCTTAAAACAGCTGTTCTGTTTCCTCCTGCCTTCAGCAGCTTACGGATGAAAAAACTTGTTAGATTTCCAGCCTCTGAAACACAATCCCACTCACACTTTTAGTAGAAGTCAAGAATCGCCTAAAGCGGGAAAACAAGAGGGTAACATTACATTCAGAGAGGTCACAACGTCAGTATCACTGTATTTCAAATTCACGGCTCATCCTGACTCTTGCTCTCTTCTATCTGACGCAGCACGCTGTAAATCAGCCAGTTCttgatgccacacacacagaaactccaCAGGTGCTGCACTGGCCTCAGGTTTGGATGTGTTAGGACGGCAACAATTACTAATAAACTAAACTGCAAACTAAACtaagcaaagaaatcattaaaactgaagaaTTTTGGTCAGTTTTGgacattggagaacatcataatttccagggtTGGTTAACAGTTTCTGATATTTTAAGTAACTCTATAACTACAATTGTGAAAACAGTCGTTTTCAAAAATACAGTTGGGACAACAAATTGACATGAAGGAGAGTTCAGGCTCCTTAAAAGCTTCTGCACACGGATTGGAATCCAAAATTGAGGCagacaaataaaaccagacataaacactgatccAGTTTAATACAGTAAAATCCTGTAGGCGCTAAATCTGAGAGCACCAAAGCACAGAGGTTAGGTGCCaactgctggaggaggaggagtaaggTGAGACTATAGCTGTCAAGCTATTAAGACAATTAACAAAGTGGTCAGGAGGGGATGAGTGGCAGAAAGGAACAGtctgaaaaaagagagagagatgagggtGTGAAGTGATAGTCAGCACATCTGGTCTCATCAATAATGCAGTGGGCCTTTAAACGGCAGTTTGTCACATATTGAGCGCTGATGACTGAAATCAAGCCCGACACATTAGATGCTGTCAGGGGAGAGTGAAAGGGTGACACTGGGGGCAGGGAGGGGAGGTAGGGGATGCAGGAAAAACGGAGAAAAACTTTCCTGCAGAGGTTTTCAATTATACATCTGATGTagtgttcatttttttattaagatgGTGATctgtatatttcttttaaaatctttaacCTTACAAAATACCCTCAGTGTTTCAACACTGAGGGAAACCGAGGAAGGTGGCGAAGATTGTACTTTTGCATGTTTTAATATCAGGTGAAACTTTAAAGCTAAAAGCAATGCAGGACTCACACAACTCTTGAATccaatcatcatttttattattaaaataaaaaagacaagacGCCTTCTGAAGACAAAGCAAAATCAGCAATGAAATGCttatttcactttcaaaataGTAGAAACATTTTGTTGACACAGTGTTTCTGTCTCAACAATAAATGCAGTGAAtgagaaaagtcaaaaataaaacaaaactttacaTTTACGACAGTCCACTGCcttcacagagaaaaacaaaaagcaaggCGTCTATAAACAGTTCATTTTCCAGTGATCAGAGGATTTCTCAGCACGACAATGACAGAGTCGCCCCTGAGGAACATTTTGGAAATGTAGCGGTCCTTATTCACGGGCTTGGACTTCTTCTTTCCCTTCCCGCTCTTGGGAGCTTCTGTCCACATTTCCTTCACGTTCTCCAGGACCATGTTGCAGTGCCTGCAGTGGCAACGAGGATGCAAAACATTAACATATAAAACCACCATCATAGAGAAAAAGCACATATGCAGAGCACTGATACACAAGATGTTGCAAGATACAAGATACGATCACAGGATGAGTGTTTTAATGATGAGTGGGATGTTTTCACTTACTACACAACATAGAACTAGGGATGGAACGATACACAACTCGCGATTCGATTCATGATTTTTAGACAAATTATTCATGACCAAATAAATTTATAAATACGATCGTTAtcttaaataacaaaatacaaaaaaaggctTCCATCTTTAACAGAAACACTGCACATCACAAATTATCTTATTAACTATATGAACAAAAGTGCAACTGAAATAGTTATACATCTTAAATCAGAAAAAATATTtcgatttttaaaaacaatccaaGATAGGCACCAGTGTCTGTTACCCCCTTACCAGCATAGACATCATGACAAGAACTTAGTAAATCAGTATTAAACACAGGCCTGGCCTGTGTGCCAGACTTGGGCTAAATTGAGCAGCGGACCAGCACACAATAACGTCCACGATTAACTTGTGCTTGTTGATGTCAGGGGCAAACaatgctttttgttttgcagccaaCTGTAGGGCTCCTGTGTAAGAAATTCAAAACCTACTAGTTCTTGATGTGCCTCGCTGATATGTACCAGTGACTCTGAGATAAGTGCCTACACTTTCAGCCTTGTGGCTCTATTAATTTACTATGTAAATCTGTGCAAATAgtcacacattttaataaattttCTGTGCATCGTTACATACCTACACATAACCTttaaatgctctgtgtgtgcCAAAGTCTTAGACCATCATTAAAAAGTGATGTTTCAGCAAGGCTTGAACAAGGTTATACATCATTATTTCTAAATATCTCTATTGGCACACAATCGGGAAATATATATGCAATATTACCTCACCAAGACatgagtaataataaataaataataaaaatgcctCTACAGACTGTGTCTAGTTTTTAGTTTGACCTCCCCTAGATAGCAAGACCCTTGCTCTTTCGCACCTGGGGTGGAACCCTTATTAATGTCACGGTAACAGCTGTGATTGTACTGctatttcatgttgaaaatACCAAAGGGTCTGTTACATCAGATTTATCTCATTTAACAATTTTAATCAAAATGCCAAAGaccacagaatttgacagaaataaaagcataaataagCAAGCTCAACAACAAAGTTAGTAATGGCCTAAGATGTTTGCCCAATActtcattcatatttatgttAGGGTAACTAgcataaaaacaagcttttaaGCAGCAAAGAGGTTGTGTACCTGTCAAAAGCCTTGACTCTCCCAAGCAGCTTCTTGTTGTTGCGACAGTTAATGAgcacctgagtgttgtttttgactGACTGGGTGAGAACCGACAAGGGGCCAGTGttgaactcctcctcctctcttttctggAGCTCTTCTGGGGTCATCTCTGACTTCGGCTTTGTTAACAAACTCCTGATGTGCAACAAATAGGTGTGATCAGGTTACAATATAATATTTGTCTTTATCTAAGAGGAATACTGTCCAGTTCTGTGTCACTAATTAGGTATTACATTAAAAGGGGGGCTTTGTTAATACTTGATTAATTTCTTAATTGATTAATGTggagattattttcataagcaATTGATCTGTCGATCAATTAAATAAGTCCTTgcttggtctgtaaaatgtcttgttttaatgatttctttgttacatggagcaatgaaaccagaaaat
This Solea senegalensis isolate Sse05_10M linkage group LG8, IFAPA_SoseM_1, whole genome shotgun sequence DNA region includes the following protein-coding sequences:
- the snrpd2 gene encoding small nuclear ribonucleoprotein Sm D2, with the translated sequence MSLLTKPKSEMTPEELQKREEEEFNTGPLSVLTQSVKNNTQVLINCRNNKKLLGRVKAFDRHCNMVLENVKEMWTEAPKSGKGKKKSKPVNKDRYISKMFLRGDSVIVVLRNPLITGK